The stretch of DNA CACTAGGCTGTGTTCCAGCAGAATTAGCCCTGAGAAGTAGTAACGGCCAATGCTCGGCTGAGCTTCAAAGAGCAGCTGGGTTGTTCAATCCCCAACTCATTGAGATGATTAAGGGACTCAACAGTGAACTTGGTGCTGATATCTTTATTGCTGTCAACACACAACAAACTCATTATAATTTTATCACTAACCCTCAAGCATTTGGTACGTATCTGTCGTCTTCCTttattatgataatttattatatcactatatatatacatatattaaatgCTATATATAGCTTTCTCTGTATAACTCAAGTATATATAAGTAAAGGTTTTCAGCATAACTGTCTTTTGATTAACTAAGTTTGGCAATTGATCAGcacttgtgattttttttttctttgtgcaATTAATCAAGTGTTTTGGAaaagaattttaattaatagtagcttttttttagatattttggttaatttttaataatatccaaaaaattgtatatggatatttttaaaattttttatttattatttatacatttttacacatcttattttatttattaaataatataaatattgaatcaaaaagtaaaaaattaactaagggctcgtttggaacgccgtattaggtcgtattgtattgtattgtattatattgaattggattatatatcatatttttatacaatactatgttaaactttaatttatattaaaattttatatatttaggtatccataaaagttaataccacatatagttttacaaaaaaatattgcataaaatacaattcaatataatacaatacaatacaatacgacctaatacggcgttccaaacgagccctaaatgAGCTCACTTATTAATTAATTgctaatatttttaaaactcaAATATACTTGATTTCCATCTTTTTTCCTTGGGATGAATTGAATTTCCAAAACCATATTAATAACATCACATAATAAGTCATATAACGTGTGACCATATCCATACACCCATACACCATACATTGTTTAAATtgcattaattaatttacagaACATTACCTGTTTTATGagttgtaaaaaataaaatacaaatagaACCAAGCTGTGGTCCTTATTAAAAGCAGCCCTTTTAATTAATACTGTATAGTTGGAAGATAGAGTTGTTGTTTTCACTTTACTGCAATTCAGTAGTATAGTagtaattaaaataatggagttattaattactaatttaatatatatatttgttgttgTGTTGATGAGCAGGATTTGTGACATCAAAGGTGGCTTGTTGTGGACAAGGACCTTATAATGGGCTAGGGCTTTGCACGGCTGCCTCTAACTTGTGCCCAAACAGAGACATTTATGCGTTTTGGGATGCATTTCATCCATCTGAGAGGGCCAATAAAATGATTGTTGACCAGATTCATACTGGCTCTACTGAATACATGTATCCCATGAATCTTAGCACTATTATGGCTTTGGATTCAAGGGTTTGATCATCTTCAATTTTCAAgatcaaactctctctctctctctctctctctccctattattattttactagctactttaatttcatatatttaatatattattgatCACTATATTTCGATCGATTATGCATGAGAGATCACTTTGTTTGGACTCTAGCTAGCTactacttttaatatatatatattagtacgTACGTTGTGCATGCCATAGTTTTGAGAGAAAACTATTACTAATGCTTGTGATattcatatcatatatatttaccGAAATTTGAGGGttaatatatgatatatagTTTGGGATGATCAAAATGTACGTAGATCTAGTGTGTGTGTGTccattagtattattattattttgtaatttggTTGATGAAAAAAGTTTGATCCATCAACCAatctttaatattattattaattattattattaccatCTCTCTCcactttaatattattattaattaataattattataagcAAGGCTTTGtatatttctatattttgtTGGAGGAGGCAGAGctcaattattaattagtacAAGCAAACCAATTAATACCCAACCAATTGAAATATGTTCTCTctctgaaattaattatgtatctTATTACtcttaaataaagaaaatggtACATAATGTTTGGTAGCTagacatatattatatacattaagtATTACTCTTAGAatgattattattaaaaaaaattaagtttttatgcttaatttttttattttattataaaaatctctcatttttatattatatggaCCGGATTGTTccatgaattaaaaaaaaattaagaaaaaaagtttttcaacaaataaaaaaaacaattaaaaaaaattgagttttacttaaatattttgtatataaacatattttcgATATATTGTaaaaacaagatatttttttatatttttttaattaagtaattaaattaagcatggaaattaaatttttcttttattatttgtcatttgatcaaaatataatgatttaatgttttcaaaattaatatttataactaaaTTACAATCAATGGGTAATATTAATACAAAAAATCTCATTTTTAGTGACaataaaacttgtgactaaaagtgaaaaggTTGTgactatataaataataattcttATGTTGTCACTAAAATGTCCGTGACTAAAGGTATTATaagtcacaaaaatcacaatttgttgtgaataaatatgtttttagtcacaatacttgttgtgactaattaaaaataaattaaatattatattttagtcacaaataatttgTTTCTTGAGTAAATGACtccttatcaaaaaaaaaaaaagatggaggagtttagccatttttttttaaaaaaaaaaaatacattcaacttatttcactttttactttttaaatatttaaataaaaaaattaaataattaagtgtaataattttaaattatagttataagtataataaaattttaattatgaaattatatgtgtataattttaaattataaagagttgctataaaagttttaataatttaaggataaaaaattgctaaaagatccttatttaataataaattaaaaaaaaattaattaataataataattaatttaattttaaaatataattaatcttcattaaagttttataaggaaataaattattaggtgaCTATTAggttaaaagttaattattatttatttttatttaattttcaaattaatcacaaccattcaataataatctaatggctaaaaaaatgtaaccatgatggttataaataatttttttttatttatatttaaatccctactctaattattttaataattaagtcatttaattataatatttacaataaaattttattttttttacaaaaattaaactttttttacacaaattaaaattatcttcttataataaatttttaaataattaattatttttaaatgatatttaattattgtgttacaattagatgaactaagtatgaggcttCAAGCTAGTCaatcaataacaaaatttgtatatctatctatctatatatctatatatcgaTATAATTTTAACTTTCTAACATCTCATTTTTTTCTCCTTTTAAACTTAATGCGTACATTCATTGCCTAGTTTATCATTAATGGTTAATTTATTCGGTAATTTAGTTTTATCTCCCAAGCTAGATGTTATTCTTAATAAATCTTTTACATTTTGAAAGATTTGTCAAGTTTTCACTTGACCataatttacaaaagtttgaaatgatattactttgaatctatttatttatttaaagattATTGAGTATTTTTCTTTCTCACATCATATGTCTAGACAAAATCTCTCCTAAGCACAATGTAGTTGAACTATCACTCTCACATTATCTTCTTCATGCTTTATGCTAACTTTAAGATTAActcaaatatatattgaaatacATAATCTTATTATAAAGACATTTTCTCAATATATTGTACTTGATTTGATTCAAGATTTGCACCTTGCCAGAAAAGtttgttagttatttttttaaatactacTTACTGACATATTCTGGGGTAAGACTTTTGTAAGCTGTGGTTGATATTTTCCAAGCAAATATATGCATAAAGGCTTCAGTTCTCAAAGTATTTTGCCGGACAACTCAAGGCCTAGACAAGTTTCAAATGACTTTGCCCAACAACAAAATATTCCCTCTACAACACTAAGAACACTCTAAAAAGAAAGTATAGAGTTCAAATACTCCTTtgaatatttgaaaattatccACCAACTCCATGGCTatcacaaaatattttattggatGTTTATGAACACAAATAAAAAGATCATACGACCAATTAGAACAAGCAATAAGTTACAAAATAACTCTAAAATAGAGTTGTTATGTACCTGATGACGACACATTGTCTGATGCACAATATAGGCGCTTTTGTAGATTCTGAGAAAAGGGAAGAAATCGCGAGCtactttaaatatttaattcttCAACGAGTGTAGCTATTTTTTTCtagaaaatccttcaacttatttaacttattactttttaaatatttaaataaaaaaattaaataaataagtgtaataatttaaaattaagattacaagtagaataaaatttaaattatgaaattatatatgtataattttaaattataaaaattttgctataaaattttaaataatttaagtgcaagaaaataaattgctaaaagatccttatatagtaataaattgcaaaaaattaataataattataattaatttaattttaaaatataattaatcttaattaaagttttataagtaaataaattatcaggttacttttagttacaagttatttattatttatttttatttaatttctaaattaatcacaaccatttaatagtaatctaatggcttaaaaaaaaatataaccatgatggttacaataaaaatgtaatcatTAAAACCTCCTCGATATATATAGGTATCTATATATGCTAATAAGTGAAAGTTTAGATACTTTTGTTGTCAatttttcttctaaaaaaatTGTGGCATGTATATATGAAAGAAAACTAGTTGATTAAGCaacatttaaaagaaaaatcattattttttattagacttttatttttatagatttgTTTTTCTACAAATTTGACTAAGATTGTTCCAAAAATGATTGGAATTATATGaccaagttgattttttttaaaaaatatatatattaactatGTAATTGTTTTAAAAGTGTGGCAATTTTAGTGCAAATATACTTTAttctaaatgtaaaaaaatttaaaaaaaaaattatggattattttccctttttgtttgataattaattattttggcatataaataaattaattcaaaatttccTATAACTCTTCTTATTAtcgaattttatttatttattttatttttttgaataattatcgAACTTAGCAATTAACAAAgttgatttgaaaataaataaataaataaattataaaactttCATCCTATTGTAAAAATCATAGACACATTTATCATATACTAAAGAAAAAATTCTCAAAATATTGGCTATGTATTTAGATTTAAACTAGATTTTGATGTCAATATTTGAAGTCAGATAATATTGATAGTTGATATGATTAAAGAATGTTACAACATCGGTCACAAGTTCATATATAgatgaaacatttataaattttatactaTGTacgatatttttactaaaggtGAGTAAACTACGTTTAAATATATAAGCCACTTATGCTATGTTATAGTTTCTACAAATGTCATTGCAAAATATAACGACTTTTTTAGATGGATTTTATTCTAAATCTAACGTATTACTATATATTATAACGTTCATTATTAGGCATAAATTTCTACAGATTTTATTCATTATCTGAAATGTGATGACAAAAATTGTTACACTTttataaaagtaagatttttttttttcagatttttttcttctctcaaTACATTTGTGTATCTTACATGTAGAAAAAAACAAATTTCTTAGATTACAAATTTTCATGGTTTCATGCACTTTCTCAAATAAAGTGAGATATGTATAATCTCATAAGTTTCAATAAACGCACAAACAATATCTAGACTTAAATGGTTGACTTGTTTATATGAACTTGACCCTTTACACTACTATATAATCAAACACACAACACTACAAAGCTAATATTCTATCCTAGCTAAATCTAATACAACCTCTTGTGAAGGTATTAATtttacacttatattttttatataatacataatatttatatgttttacatttttcaatacataatatatatatatttatatgtttttgctTACAGAAAAAATTTGAAGGAGAAAGAAATGGTGCTAGGTAATGAAGTTGTTGGTGCAACCCATGACCACCTAGAAGGAAAGGAAATAACAGTGAGTAATGTGTTAGTGGAGAGCAATACTAATGTTGATGATCTCGTTGATCTGACAGCTACTGCTATTGCCGTAGAGAATAAGTTATCATCATCAACTGTTGTTGCTGATGATGATGAGAAGAAGCCAACAACCGTCCTAATCGTGGAAGATCAAAAATTTGCTCGAATGGTTCACAACTCCTTGGCTAGGGGTTTAGGTATGGAAACTCATGAAGCTGTTAATGGAAAGATGGCTGTTGATCTACATCGTTCTGGAGCTTCTTTTGATCTTATTCTCATGGACAGGGAAATGCCCATCATGGACGGTGCAAaggtaattatttaattttaagaatCACATGATtttatctcaaaactaattgatgATAATAAGTGAACTAACTCATATTATTTTGAACAAACCGATTTTAGGGCAACTCTACCTTCTATCATTTCTCttctaaattatttatattaaatcattttcttatttcatttattttttaatttatttatatactattACCTTCTtggatataattttattattatttatttatggatTAACTAAAATTTTGAGTTTGCCATTGTTTATAATGCAGGCAACGGAGGAATTGCGAGCAATGGGAGTGGAGAGCATGATTGTGGGAGTGACTGCGAGtgatcatgaacaaatacaagCATTCCTTAAGGCTGGTCTTGATCACTGCGTTGTTAAGCCCTTGACTCGTGACATGTTGGTCTCTATCATGCAGCTCTTCAACGAGACTAAGCTTCAGAAGAAGGAGAAGGATGCGCCTACTCACAACAATTAGGTGGTGGGGGAATGGGGATGTGTCGTCTTTAAGTATAtatcacaataataataataataataatatatagctaataaataaaactatatgTATATGGACATAAGTcattgtatacatatatatatgtactggttttgttataatattatcgATGATGTGATAATATgtaactttttttaattttaatgttcAGTCTACATAATATAATAAAGTAATAAGTACATAATATTACAAATCtctctttatattattatatattatatatgtgtcgATCAAactagttatatatttttttttgtaaattgaaGCCTATATATTgttatgttaaaataaaataggatATATAACACGATAGGACCCAAAAAATATTcactaaattaaataattttgattaaaaaataaaataaaataaaatttagattCACTTGCGTAACTTGAAAATAGTACAAAAACCTCATATTtaaaatatgctcatttatattattattcaagaaaaaaatatgtacCATATACACATTAAGGTATTGCCtcttaaatatgttaaataatttaaatcgtCAATATAAATAGACTACGAGTGTATTATTAagagttttataaatatatttgtttgGTGTACAACCAAAGTCGCACATTGGCTAGAAATAAGAAAGATCTTGGGTATATAAAGATGGACACTATCTCTATTAGAAAGAAGCCTTTTGAGAAAATATCCAAAAACAAATTCGTGGCTTAGGCCCTAAGCGGACAATATCATATCAATATAGAGATAGATGGTGTCTGACGATTCTAACAAGTGATATCAGAGCTGGATCCCAAAGTTAGTTGAAGCTTGCTAGTAGAGCCATCAGAGGTTCAGATCTAATTTGAAGGGAGTTCGAATGTAGCTGGTGAAGGCATTCATCTAGCTTACTCAAGGGGATCTTGAGTGTTAGAATCGATGGActcaatttgtaatttttctaaggAAGTTGGAAATATGTTCTTGAGTGGTTGCTTAAGATTAGACCTACAATCGTAAGGTGGTCCTTTGTTTGAGGGGAAGATTATTGGGTTTACAATCAAAGCCCCACATTGACTAGAAATAGAAAGAATCTTGGGTATATAAGGATGGACACTATCTCCATTAGAATGAGGCCTTTTGGAAAGGTGCTCAAAAATACTTAGGCCCAAAGCAGACAATATCATACCAATGTGGAGATAGATGGTGTCTGCAGGTCCTAACAATATTGATAAGTTATTGAAACGTAAACATGattattttgtaaatggtttaATGAAAATCATATTGTATTTAACTCATTTATAAAGTACaaggttgatttttttttatttttttagaaaaaagttACTGCTATTATTTATGTAGAGAATCCATTAGTAAAGATTGGGGAAGTAATATCCACCAACCATATAGAATCTTGATCATTCAGCTGAAGAGCATATCGAGGAATACTTTGAGCCGCTTGGTTACAATCTCTTTTAACATGAGATACATTTGCTCAAGGAAAAGgaaataaaagataagaaacatcatcaattaaatcataaaaactTCATATGGATGATGATTTTGAATTAATGGCATTTGAAACCAGTTGTTGAATCTATTCCATCAAATGACACTATTCTCCACTAGTGGAGCAGCCAGCTTAAAGTAGTAGAAAGTGCAACAACTTTCATTTCCTTTGGTGCACACCTTCCTTGTCTAGATTTGGCTAGGGCTGCTAATACATGACCGTGGCTCTCCCTAACAATAGCCCCAATTCCAACAATACTAGACTGCTCATAAAACACAACATCCACATTTAGTTTGAAGCTACCTATCAATGGAGATATACAAGTATCAGCGGAAGCATGTTCTCCATACCAACTGAATCTTGAGTTAATTGGACACCTCAAGCAGCTTTGTAGCTAGACAAATAGGCACGAACACTGAAATCCAAGAAGAACAAAAAGAGCCCCAAGTGTAAGGACAAGAAGGCTAAAGGCAAGTGTTTTTATTGTGGCGTGATGTGACACTAGAAGGAAACTGTAACAATTATCTCTTGGagctgaaaaagaaaaaaatctcaTTTACTAGTTCTTGAAGATAATTTAGTAGAAGATGAT from Cannabis sativa cultivar Pink pepper isolate KNU-18-1 chromosome 2, ASM2916894v1, whole genome shotgun sequence encodes:
- the LOC115719866 gene encoding two-component response regulator ARR22, producing MVLGNEVVGATHDHLEGKEITVSNVLVESNTNVDDLVDLTATAIAVENKLSSSTVVADDDEKKPTTVLIVEDQKFARMVHNSLARGLGMETHEAVNGKMAVDLHRSGASFDLILMDREMPIMDGAKATEELRAMGVESMIVGVTASDHEQIQAFLKAGLDHCVVKPLTRDMLVSIMQLFNETKLQKKEKDAPTHNN